A window from Leptospira meyeri encodes these proteins:
- a CDS encoding phosphate ABC transporter substrate-binding protein: protein MKNLSLLFYILITINFVACKDKQTLKVAGSETMNSMMRYLGAEYEKVNSNVRVTVEGGGSESGIDRLRKGEIDMAVSSRDLNQAEFDDLRKTGNLEKVRLAYDGVALVVNPKNSVSKLDLIQTSDIFSGKIKNWKEVGGADAPISIVIRNDKSGTQDYFQNHILRRKDLGLNEFNEYKANVFSKDAKIVKDNSEMSKFIQENSNSIGYMGMGTAIVENKDKLKALDYARTKKDPYVSPSVRNVYDRKYKLARELFIIYKTDQGDKIDAFVTFLTSEQGQVAVLQSGYLRASLPEVEVSAEPVK from the coding sequence ATGAAAAACCTTTCTCTGCTTTTTTACATTTTGATTACAATCAACTTTGTCGCTTGTAAGGACAAACAAACCTTAAAAGTTGCGGGTTCCGAAACCATGAATAGTATGATGCGTTATTTAGGAGCTGAATATGAAAAGGTGAATTCTAATGTTCGTGTAACAGTCGAAGGTGGTGGTTCCGAATCAGGAATTGACAGATTACGAAAAGGTGAAATTGATATGGCTGTTTCTTCTCGCGATTTAAACCAAGCCGAATTTGATGACCTTCGCAAAACTGGAAACTTAGAAAAAGTAAGATTGGCTTACGATGGTGTTGCTCTCGTTGTGAATCCAAAAAATTCAGTTTCAAAACTTGACTTGATCCAAACTTCCGATATCTTTTCTGGAAAAATTAAAAATTGGAAAGAAGTAGGTGGTGCCGATGCTCCCATTTCGATTGTGATTCGTAATGATAAATCGGGAACCCAAGATTATTTCCAAAATCATATCCTCAGGAGAAAGGATTTGGGTTTAAATGAGTTTAACGAATACAAAGCTAATGTTTTTTCAAAAGATGCAAAAATCGTAAAAGACAATTCTGAAATGTCAAAATTCATTCAAGAAAATTCAAATAGCATTGGTTATATGGGAATGGGAACAGCAATTGTCGAGAACAAAGACAAGTTAAAAGCATTGGATTATGCGAGAACTAAAAAAGATCCTTATGTTTCTCCTTCAGTGAGAAACGTATATGACAGAAAATATAAATTAGCTCGTGAGTTATTTATAATTTATAAAACAGATCAAGGTGATAAAATTGATGCCTTTGTTACTTTCCTAACTAGTGAACAAGGCCAAGTGGCTGTTTTACAATCAGGGTATTTAAGAGCCTCTCTTCCAGAAGTAGAAGTTTCGGCAGAGCCGGTGAAGTAA
- a CDS encoding sulfatase has product MDDGNLKRKNFSYSWETCFPNWFHMRATLPFALTICFCLFSCLNKSERRFPVDLVLELRNAKAKIAVSHDLLPYHWKKNPGRQSGLPLSRKWENTQVTFNTDKGIFLNHSLDSLFFPPGQEYEFNVAKGEYEFSSFVGLLGGTEFQTQVSGKFKIYSGESLLKEWDLTGLSKERWFSKKEILEIREQKLLRLVWESRDSFLFIGEPLLYPKGEEFSGNHGPGKPKSVILIVIDSARKDFFGSYGYRHSVTPVMDQMAKESVFFENPFANGNWTKPSMMSFFHSEYSSNLGLGNSWFSTKPYQRKVYYGKRRDNLAKTFREAGYFTQTIMNNVFFLDYTTVGLDLGFHNSFQVGMDIVDTEVLTNKAIEFVSEYKDKPYFLHFNLNTPHASYSPPLQDMATVRSIVPPNVFYKYESPVQRYLGEMHYTDREIGRLVDALKKEGVYEETMIIVTGDHGELFSPHHDYSYHFIMQTRFGHGETHYDEEINVPYFIKLPKSLKENLESDLAKKANGGQIRISGQSSLLSLAPTILGFLDLIPKNSTYQGSDYSTCIRMTSVCPKENFIYTEGRMSESVRTENYKYIRRYPGFTTVRRTSAGEPHTMAEELYDLKKDPEEKYNLSPLPEGETLLQTARSDFRRENFLKRNNLRIIIPPCSEALCRDFLSLNVQGSIYDWEISPAIQLGSGSAKTISLQKESKPSKVTQGEEVVFKTVNPELGAFFSFSRNGKTIPVRFGRYGLEYQRSITNIEDLIVSERQPEGFPTSSLPWVYNDGAFSGTRESEVQREMGKEVKKILETWGYIHE; this is encoded by the coding sequence ATGGATGATGGAAACCTAAAAAGAAAGAACTTTTCCTATTCTTGGGAAACCTGTTTTCCAAACTGGTTCCATATGCGAGCGACTCTTCCCTTCGCCCTGACAATCTGTTTTTGTCTCTTCAGCTGTTTGAACAAATCGGAAAGACGTTTCCCTGTGGATTTGGTTTTGGAGTTGCGAAATGCAAAAGCAAAAATCGCCGTCTCGCATGATTTATTACCCTACCATTGGAAAAAAAATCCAGGTCGTCAAAGTGGACTTCCTCTCTCACGCAAATGGGAAAATACACAAGTTACATTCAATACAGACAAAGGGATTTTTTTAAACCATTCCTTAGATTCTCTTTTTTTTCCACCCGGTCAAGAATATGAATTTAACGTTGCTAAAGGAGAATATGAATTTTCTTCCTTCGTAGGTTTGTTAGGTGGAACAGAATTTCAAACCCAAGTTTCTGGAAAGTTCAAAATTTATTCAGGGGAATCTCTTTTAAAAGAATGGGATCTTACTGGATTATCTAAGGAACGTTGGTTTTCTAAAAAAGAAATTTTGGAAATTAGGGAACAAAAATTATTACGATTGGTTTGGGAGAGTCGGGATAGTTTTCTTTTTATCGGTGAACCTTTGTTATATCCAAAAGGAGAAGAGTTTTCCGGAAATCACGGACCGGGAAAACCTAAATCGGTGATTCTCATTGTGATTGATTCAGCAAGGAAAGATTTTTTTGGATCATACGGGTACCGTCATTCTGTCACTCCAGTGATGGATCAGATGGCAAAGGAGTCTGTTTTTTTTGAGAATCCTTTTGCCAATGGCAATTGGACTAAACCTTCGATGATGTCATTTTTTCATTCGGAATATTCGTCTAACCTTGGTTTGGGGAATTCTTGGTTTTCGACCAAACCTTATCAAAGAAAAGTTTATTATGGGAAAAGAAGAGATAACTTAGCAAAAACATTTCGAGAAGCAGGATACTTTACTCAAACAATCATGAATAATGTTTTCTTTTTAGATTACACAACGGTTGGTTTGGATTTAGGATTTCATAACTCCTTTCAAGTGGGAATGGATATCGTGGATACGGAAGTTCTCACAAACAAAGCAATCGAGTTTGTTTCAGAATACAAAGACAAACCGTATTTTTTACATTTTAATTTAAATACTCCTCACGCCTCTTATTCACCGCCACTTCAGGATATGGCCACAGTTCGTTCTATCGTTCCACCAAATGTATTTTATAAATATGAATCTCCCGTGCAACGTTATTTAGGCGAAATGCATTACACGGATCGAGAAATTGGTCGGTTGGTGGATGCGTTAAAGAAAGAAGGGGTATATGAAGAAACTATGATCATTGTGACCGGTGATCACGGCGAACTTTTTAGTCCTCATCACGATTATAGTTATCATTTCATTATGCAAACTCGGTTTGGTCATGGGGAAACACATTATGATGAGGAAATAAACGTTCCATATTTTATCAAACTTCCTAAGTCCTTAAAAGAAAATTTAGAGTCTGATCTTGCTAAAAAGGCAAACGGAGGACAAATTCGAATTTCAGGCCAATCCTCTTTGTTGTCTTTGGCACCTACTATTTTGGGTTTTCTTGATTTGATACCAAAAAATTCAACTTACCAAGGTAGCGATTATTCCACTTGCATTCGCATGACAAGCGTTTGTCCAAAAGAGAATTTTATTTATACTGAAGGAAGAATGTCGGAATCAGTTCGAACAGAAAATTATAAATACATTCGTAGGTATCCCGGGTTTACGACAGTTAGGCGAACATCGGCAGGTGAACCTCATACGATGGCCGAAGAGTTGTACGATTTAAAAAAAGATCCAGAGGAAAAATACAATCTTAGTCCTTTGCCGGAAGGAGAAACTCTTTTGCAAACGGCAAGGTCCGATTTTCGTCGGGAAAATTTTTTAAAAAGAAACAATTTACGAATTATAATTCCCCCTTGTTCGGAAGCACTTTGTCGTGACTTCCTATCTTTGAATGTCCAAGGATCCATTTATGATTGGGAGATTTCTCCTGCGATCCAACTGGGTTCCGGTTCCGCAAAAACAATTTCCTTACAAAAAGAATCAAAACCTTCTAAGGTGACGCAAGGTGAAGAGGTGGTCTTCAAAACAGTGAATCCAGAACTCGGTGCTTTTTTTAGTTTTTCACGGAATGGAAAAACGATTCCTGTTCGTTTTGGTAGGTATGGATTGGAATACCAAAGATCCATCACTAACATAGAAGACTTAATTGTATCAGAAAGGCAACCAGAAGGGTTTCCTACTTCTTCTTTGCCTTGGGTCTATAACGACGGTGCTTTTAGTGGAACGAGAGAATCGGAAGTACAACGAGAGATGGGCAAAGAGGTGAAAAAAATATTAGAAACCTGGGGATACATCCACGAATAA
- a CDS encoding PH domain-containing protein — protein MNQIKTQLQGLLTNQPNINIDVLLAYNQGLTCLPEILEDEELIQGYCMGLLEYKSKKLGGGKWHVVLTNKRFYFIRKLMFRSNFESIPIELKDILKLTTKMGWFFGQIQWETKDDTIKMLQIGKKDFEFFLPCLEKIL, from the coding sequence ATGAACCAAATCAAAACGCAACTTCAAGGCCTACTGACTAATCAACCAAATATCAACATAGATGTACTGCTTGCTTACAATCAAGGGCTTACTTGTCTTCCTGAAATTTTAGAAGATGAAGAATTGATTCAAGGTTATTGTATGGGACTTTTGGAATACAAATCTAAAAAACTCGGTGGAGGCAAATGGCATGTTGTATTAACAAACAAACGGTTTTACTTCATCCGAAAATTGATGTTTCGATCAAATTTTGAGTCCATTCCTATAGAGCTGAAGGATATTTTAAAATTAACAACAAAGATGGGTTGGTTTTTCGGACAAATCCAATGGGAAACAAAAGATGATACGATCAAAATGTTACAGATTGGAAAAAAGGATTTTGAATTTTTTCTGCCTTGTTTGGAAAAAATTTTATAA
- a CDS encoding VanW family protein, translating to MTFRIRKKKIFGMNKKVHRGNLRLFFGKVYFQWKRYWVWIWERKSFATTRISLQEKLQRYPVSIFKHSSPIYRKLKDVPMYLQENKRVNLNIAISRLDGVVLQPNQVFSFWYLVGKPTKKKGYLPGMQLRNGSFIERTGGGLCQMANLIYWMTLHSPLVVRERWRHSFDIFPDSERTLPFGSGATLSYNYIDLQIKNTTKQPFVLHLWIEDDLLKGEWLSDVEIPFVYQVYESYHGFHAEPWGGYTRRNTIRRKKIFKYTKEILEDELVTENIAWMMYEPLLESRENKF from the coding sequence ATGACCTTTAGAATCAGAAAAAAAAAGATCTTTGGGATGAACAAGAAAGTACATCGCGGAAACTTACGTTTGTTTTTTGGAAAAGTTTACTTCCAGTGGAAACGCTATTGGGTTTGGATTTGGGAACGAAAGTCCTTTGCTACGACAAGAATTTCACTTCAGGAAAAGCTGCAACGTTATCCCGTATCTATTTTTAAACATAGTTCTCCCATCTATCGCAAACTCAAGGATGTACCTATGTATCTCCAAGAGAATAAAAGGGTAAATCTAAATATCGCCATTTCTAGGTTAGATGGAGTTGTTCTCCAACCAAACCAAGTATTTTCGTTTTGGTATTTAGTGGGCAAGCCAACAAAGAAGAAAGGTTATTTGCCTGGAATGCAATTACGCAATGGTAGTTTTATCGAACGAACTGGCGGTGGCCTCTGCCAAATGGCCAATCTTATCTATTGGATGACTTTGCATAGTCCATTAGTTGTGAGGGAACGGTGGCGGCATAGTTTTGATATTTTTCCTGATTCTGAAAGAACTCTTCCTTTTGGATCGGGTGCCACTCTATCTTACAATTATATCGACTTACAAATTAAAAATACAACCAAACAGCCGTTTGTATTACATCTCTGGATTGAGGATGATTTATTAAAGGGGGAATGGCTTTCCGATGTGGAAATTCCATTTGTTTACCAAGTTTATGAATCCTATCATGGTTTTCATGCAGAACCTTGGGGAGGTTATACAAGAAGGAATACCATTCGCAGGAAAAAAATTTTTAAATATACAAAAGAAATTTTAGAAGATGAGTTGGTAACCGAAAATATCGCTTGGATGATGTACGAGCCACTTCTGGAATCGAGAGAGAACAAGTTCTAA
- a CDS encoding M15 family metallopeptidase, translating to MKLIIIAFCLGFPFLSLVSQSSENKLNVLDRKAYELSIQKTPNKELINLEKKIPGIFLDIKYATPNNFTKQTIYKEAKAFARKPVAEALGEAQTEFLKLGYSIKIFDAYRPYAATVKFFEIIGDTRYVASPKTGSRHNKGCAIDLSLVDVKSKKELPMPTEYDSFRKEAWAEAPVSDPEILKNRMLLISTLGKYRFRVNKTEWWHYDFLECTGFEVLDIPFEELE from the coding sequence ATGAAATTAATCATAATAGCTTTTTGTTTAGGATTTCCTTTTTTATCTTTGGTTTCCCAATCAAGCGAAAATAAACTCAATGTTTTGGATCGCAAGGCTTATGAACTTTCGATTCAAAAAACTCCAAACAAAGAACTTATCAACTTAGAAAAGAAAATTCCTGGAATCTTTTTGGATATTAAATATGCAACACCGAATAACTTTACCAAACAAACCATCTATAAAGAAGCCAAGGCTTTTGCAAGAAAACCGGTAGCGGAAGCATTAGGAGAGGCGCAAACAGAGTTTTTGAAACTTGGTTATTCAATTAAGATTTTTGATGCTTACAGACCTTATGCCGCCACCGTCAAATTTTTTGAAATCATTGGGGACACAAGGTATGTAGCTTCACCCAAAACCGGTTCCAGGCATAACAAAGGTTGCGCGATTGATTTGAGCTTAGTGGATGTAAAATCCAAAAAAGAACTTCCTATGCCAACAGAATATGATTCCTTCCGAAAGGAGGCTTGGGCAGAAGCACCAGTTTCTGATCCTGAAATTTTGAAAAACCGTATGCTTTTGATCAGCACACTCGGTAAGTATAGGTTTCGTGTGAACAAAACCGAATGGTGGCATTATGACTTTTTGGAATGCACTGGCTTTGAAGTGTTGGACATCCCTTTTGAAGAATTGGAGTAG
- a CDS encoding FAS1-like dehydratase domain-containing protein, translated as MAITKDIVGKKLDRFDFTVERGKIKEFCLAINEKNPIYFDVEEAKKAGYSDVPAPPTFPTVIMFWGYPKIWNDMAELGIDLSKILHLKEEYTYHKILYPGKVYAQSEISDVKVGRAEIVTFKTTIYDEKNDPILSAEMAIFIRKD; from the coding sequence ATGGCAATAACCAAAGATATAGTTGGAAAAAAACTAGATCGTTTTGATTTCACAGTGGAACGAGGAAAGATCAAAGAATTCTGCCTCGCCATCAACGAAAAAAACCCAATCTATTTTGACGTAGAAGAAGCTAAAAAAGCCGGATACTCTGATGTTCCTGCCCCACCAACTTTCCCTACAGTCATTATGTTTTGGGGATACCCAAAGATTTGGAACGATATGGCAGAACTCGGTATCGACCTTTCCAAAATCCTTCACTTAAAAGAAGAGTATACGTATCACAAAATTCTGTATCCGGGCAAAGTGTACGCACAGTCCGAAATTTCTGACGTAAAAGTCGGAAGAGCAGAAATCGTAACTTTCAAAACAACTATCTATGATGAAAAAAATGATCCCATCCTTTCTGCAGAGATGGCTATTTTCATTCGTAAGGATTAA
- a CDS encoding alpha/beta hydrolase has translation MSNWEQAYSREESTFQNKDGGKIYYQIYRPKSGVKRVLVVHHGIGEHGGRYNFLLEAMAERNYAIYLIDARGHGKSDGRRGVITHFSDFFADLKELIDIAKRNEGVSKVTLLGHSMGAAITFLYTATDNYQNDLDAYICSALPIKVKTDLVMDIKKGAGGFLAKLAPTLTVPTGLDVNMISHDKSVVEAYVKDPLVHGNVGAYLGDYLLNCYTLALESATKINVPIYMFHGKEDQIALVQGTLDAFEKVNSKDKTMKIFDGLYHETMNELPKDRTIVFKELVSWIDKH, from the coding sequence ATGAGTAATTGGGAACAAGCCTACTCCCGTGAGGAGTCTACCTTTCAAAACAAAGACGGCGGAAAAATTTACTATCAAATTTACCGACCTAAATCGGGAGTCAAACGTGTCCTTGTGGTCCACCATGGGATTGGGGAACACGGTGGCCGTTACAATTTTTTATTAGAGGCAATGGCAGAACGCAATTACGCAATTTACCTCATCGATGCCAGAGGTCATGGTAAATCTGATGGCCGTCGTGGTGTCATCACACATTTTTCTGATTTTTTTGCTGACCTCAAAGAGCTAATCGATATCGCCAAACGAAATGAAGGTGTTAGTAAAGTTACCTTACTTGGTCATTCTATGGGTGCAGCTATAACCTTTCTTTACACTGCAACAGACAACTACCAAAATGATTTAGACGCTTACATCTGTAGTGCCCTCCCCATCAAAGTCAAAACTGACCTAGTGATGGATATCAAAAAAGGAGCTGGTGGATTTTTAGCAAAACTTGCACCCACTCTTACAGTTCCCACAGGTCTCGATGTAAATATGATTTCGCATGACAAATCAGTTGTGGAAGCTTATGTAAAAGATCCTTTGGTTCACGGAAATGTCGGAGCGTATTTGGGTGACTATTTACTTAACTGCTACACTCTTGCATTAGAATCGGCTACAAAAATCAATGTACCAATTTATATGTTCCATGGAAAAGAAGATCAAATCGCTCTTGTCCAAGGAACTTTGGATGCCTTTGAAAAGGTAAACTCCAAAGACAAAACAATGAAAATTTTTGACGGATTGTACCACGAAACCATGAACGAACTTCCCAAAGACAGAACCATCGTCTTTAAAGAGTTAGTTTCTTGGATCGATAAACACTAA
- a CDS encoding OmpA family protein produces MTFHRLVFYSFVTILPWATASADPIAKTSFQWKWKENQVLELNEYHDVFFRVGTKTVEREDKNRVVLKPKKCSTDSCLVNAWFDTYLRYGKTSGPFWKDKEFLSDFTLFRNGRYEVPNEFTMPNLRSFPSFPDAPVSVSDVWKLPAEESFDFNSERIRVKVIPEYTFQGIFPWSEGNYKGNCEKITYTYPIFYNKPDGEKMVPNVPYKIFGFASGTIFFNATRGVPEFKEVKLSYTFIYPNGTVQEANFHIKGVYFLRNQINAKDKESIREDILEDLIVGYTGNPNTNQNGEWANGKPKDPKSTGTIADQNKNLVGENLGRITDTGEIPAPEKNSDPEKLPITVRTSDDGIVFSLDSILFDFNDSKLKPEAETAVAKIAEILKKYPDREIRVSGHTDNIGKKEYNQKLSENRAKSVLHSLVDQHKMDEKHISFKGYADEVPIVPNDSEENRHKNRRVEITLVLD; encoded by the coding sequence ATGACCTTCCACCGATTGGTTTTTTATAGTTTTGTAACAATTCTTCCGTGGGCTACGGCCTCAGCCGACCCAATAGCCAAAACCTCTTTTCAGTGGAAATGGAAGGAAAACCAGGTATTGGAACTAAACGAATACCATGACGTATTTTTCCGCGTCGGCACAAAAACTGTGGAAAGAGAAGATAAAAACAGAGTGGTTTTGAAACCTAAAAAATGTTCAACTGACTCTTGTTTGGTGAATGCATGGTTTGATACCTATCTTCGTTATGGAAAAACATCAGGACCTTTCTGGAAGGACAAAGAATTTTTATCCGATTTCACTCTCTTTCGTAATGGCAGATACGAAGTTCCAAATGAATTTACAATGCCAAACCTCCGCAGTTTTCCGAGTTTCCCCGATGCACCAGTTTCCGTTTCCGATGTCTGGAAATTACCAGCAGAAGAATCGTTTGATTTTAATTCCGAACGCATCCGAGTCAAAGTGATTCCGGAATATACGTTCCAAGGAATCTTTCCTTGGTCAGAAGGAAATTATAAGGGAAATTGTGAGAAGATCACTTATACCTATCCGATTTTTTATAACAAACCAGATGGGGAAAAGATGGTACCAAATGTTCCGTATAAAATTTTTGGATTTGCATCAGGAACTATTTTTTTCAATGCAACACGTGGTGTTCCCGAGTTTAAAGAAGTAAAATTATCATATACCTTCATTTATCCGAATGGAACCGTACAGGAAGCAAACTTCCATATCAAAGGGGTATATTTTCTTCGTAATCAAATTAATGCCAAAGATAAAGAATCCATCCGAGAGGATATCCTGGAAGATTTAATTGTGGGGTATACGGGAAATCCAAATACAAATCAAAATGGTGAATGGGCAAACGGAAAACCAAAAGATCCAAAATCCACTGGAACAATCGCTGATCAAAACAAAAATCTTGTTGGCGAAAACTTAGGACGAATCACAGACACAGGAGAAATTCCCGCTCCAGAAAAAAATTCAGATCCAGAAAAACTTCCCATCACGGTACGAACTTCCGATGACGGAATTGTTTTCTCTTTGGATTCCATTCTTTTTGATTTTAACGATAGCAAACTAAAACCCGAAGCCGAAACTGCTGTTGCAAAAATCGCAGAAATTCTAAAAAAATATCCTGACAGAGAAATTCGAGTTTCCGGTCATACAGACAATATCGGAAAAAAAGAATACAACCAAAAACTATCTGAAAACAGAGCAAAGTCCGTACTTCATTCGTTAGTTGATCAGCACAAAATGGACGAAAAACATATTTCCTTCAAAGGATATGCTGACGAAGTGCCTATTGTTCCCAATGATTCCGAAGAAAACCGACATAAAAATCGCAGAGTAGAAATTACTTTAGTTTTGGACTAA
- a CDS encoding MaoC/PaaZ C-terminal domain-containing protein: protein MAKIEFDKVEVGQTLPPLDIPVIEHANLVRYAGASGDFNPIHNDPDFARKAGLDGTISHGMYVMAQVGRLCTSWAEQKDIAYFGVTFKAMTKLGEKLTIVGTIKKKFEKDGKKTVTVLVEAKNEAGEVKAGGDLVVNAV from the coding sequence ATGGCAAAAATCGAATTTGATAAAGTAGAAGTTGGTCAGACTCTTCCTCCACTCGACATCCCAGTCATCGAACATGCAAATTTAGTTCGTTATGCGGGAGCATCTGGAGATTTTAACCCCATCCACAACGATCCAGACTTCGCAAGAAAAGCAGGCCTTGACGGAACCATTTCTCATGGTATGTATGTTATGGCACAAGTAGGAAGACTTTGCACTTCTTGGGCAGAACAAAAAGACATCGCTTACTTTGGTGTGACTTTCAAAGCCATGACCAAACTAGGTGAAAAACTCACAATCGTCGGAACCATCAAAAAGAAATTTGAAAAAGATGGTAAAAAAACGGTAACTGTACTTGTAGAAGCTAAAAACGAAGCAGGCGAAGTCAAAGCCGGCGGAGATTTAGTCGTCAACGCAGTATAA
- a CDS encoding 1-acyl-sn-glycerol-3-phosphate acyltransferase, with product MKDLFIPPHFEIPIALGLDLGFPILSKLLFNIDGVVIEKEDELRLKEIKNKRVMYLSNQPSDLEPIIAYYVASKIGTRFHFMASRSIFNWGFGLVGELIKRVGAFSVISGSFNRDAIKTTKRILSEKDGKLVMYPEGMVSGENDNLVSFLPGVAQVSFWGLEAALEKDPNAELWIQPTFVKYKISGSRDSILADIETSLSRIERKLKLYPGGRTLLRRFLTVGRVMLEETEFELGIPRAETEGKDFDYRLGRARHTALNLAASILNVKFQESDNAIQKIRLLFTALDRLEAGVPLSTTPKHLTDQNIRRAKQLVDTAYAFIITKPKNLIQWPSAERLMEWICSFEKHIFGKTEMRPRKAHVVVGPAFSLAPYFQTYKSQKKDAIQSLLAEIRKQMEILMERGKKESEPMVPPYSVGLDLEIG from the coding sequence ATGAAAGACCTGTTTATTCCTCCGCATTTTGAAATCCCAATTGCATTGGGATTGGATTTAGGTTTTCCCATTCTTTCTAAACTTCTCTTCAACATTGATGGGGTTGTAATAGAAAAAGAAGATGAACTTCGCCTAAAAGAAATCAAAAACAAAAGGGTTATGTATCTTTCCAATCAACCAAGTGATTTGGAACCCATCATTGCTTATTATGTTGCCAGTAAAATTGGAACACGGTTTCATTTTATGGCATCACGTAGCATTTTTAATTGGGGTTTTGGTTTGGTGGGGGAACTCATCAAACGTGTTGGGGCATTTTCTGTAATTTCAGGATCATTCAATCGTGATGCAATTAAAACCACCAAACGGATATTATCCGAAAAAGATGGAAAACTTGTTATGTACCCTGAAGGAATGGTGTCTGGTGAAAATGATAATTTGGTATCATTTTTGCCTGGTGTAGCTCAGGTTTCTTTTTGGGGATTAGAAGCTGCTTTAGAAAAAGATCCAAATGCCGAATTATGGATACAACCAACCTTTGTTAAATATAAAATTTCTGGCTCAAGGGATTCGATCCTTGCTGACATTGAAACTTCTCTTTCAAGAATCGAACGCAAACTAAAACTTTACCCTGGTGGAAGGACATTACTTCGCAGATTTTTAACAGTGGGCCGAGTGATGTTGGAAGAAACTGAATTTGAACTGGGAATTCCAAGAGCCGAAACAGAAGGGAAAGATTTTGATTATCGTTTGGGAAGGGCAAGACACACGGCTTTGAATTTGGCTGCTTCCATTTTAAATGTGAAGTTTCAAGAGTCAGACAATGCCATTCAAAAAATTCGATTGTTATTCACTGCTTTGGATCGTTTAGAAGCAGGTGTTCCTCTTTCTACAACACCAAAACACCTGACAGACCAAAACATCCGTCGTGCCAAACAATTGGTGGATACTGCCTATGCATTTATCATTACCAAACCAAAAAATTTAATCCAATGGCCATCTGCAGAGCGTTTGATGGAATGGATCTGCAGTTTTGAAAAACATATTTTTGGAAAAACAGAAATGAGACCACGAAAGGCTCATGTGGTAGTTGGTCCTGCATTTTCTCTTGCACCATACTTTCAAACGTATAAGTCCCAAAAAAAAGACGCCATTCAAAGTTTACTCGCAGAAATTCGCAAACAAATGGAAATACTAATGGAACGAGGAAAAAAAGAGAGTGAACCCATGGTTCCCCCGTATTCGGTTGGACTTGATTTGGAAATTGGTTAG